The Anaerolineales bacterium genome includes a window with the following:
- a CDS encoding GAF domain-containing protein has product MSIKRSLSQLETLFSGVSEPDVPVAPERKPRRSREPSSAPSGWVWEFDTEGNSLWCSDEIYPLLGLRASQTKGRPLEECGLLPESAQKLRAAIESGEPIDNLFLTANHRNGSMILLLMNALPRMNDEGQASTYRAVVQLLQSAAPVHAPVKFRKPAASSGKRPARQADASAAEAPASAAAATPARRPRPRKPTAAAAAMAGAADAIPGAQKARLRRKPKPEIPEAVFETAKAPSRKRAVKPPAAIPSSVSAEAAPAGKPKRRAAKPAAVDELAFEAVPPEPRKRAAKPRPAPSVPQTAEPLPPQAKRVRRPAAAPKQRAARPTPVSAEPPAEAVAAVEKKKRITKTFAAPAEEPAAPKKRITTPLFTTAAAPFEETPAKAFPRKRATKPFPEGKPPAAEPAKRKPTKPLPERKPAPSISSILESAGQVDADKRLHRPSLEELLPSIAPSLKKITDRDLAAGGGKSPAETPPSEFGQEIQEPVAAAPATPQEVEFLPVEPTESATPFFEPGKESAPSAAQAPAPLAAPEVPEAEHTAPTPAVPPESAFLHPAETVPVPSMGTAKPELIAAPPTPPPAMETAEPAPSTAPASAAPPTPPPAAFPAPAMEAAEPASSAVPASAAPPTAFPAPTMEAAEPAPSAAPASAAPPTPPQEAKPAALPQIPPKKSGPLPPFKGTGPLSLRSLSATSQSAPFTVHPVLFHDDMGGLQRLEAYNTPETQKALTSGELVVAQPGDDGHGEPNSVMAVPIRLQDQILGVLEFRDEEGKRYWTDEDRMLAEEITDQLALALENARLFHQAAARTQELALVNRVVSSVAGSLDLLTSLDTIASELARALSLGHASISLLSEDKSTLTLVSDQPGRLDRSSPTIFVSARESPMLQKAVVERGPTIFTGVSENPLRPLLPGEKHEHRTRTLVLLPLVAEGNTIGLVGMHLLEEGRSFTPEELRLAETIVAQASTAIQNARLHNQTEQALREAVTLFQTSQRLQKAGGEEQLMQEALDSCRTAVVLNSISIQLFGEETGQTYVQQVAHMADADQPSVEDGTRFPGVLYPFFDLLQSGQTVVSNHAQEDDRLSGMVRPVLADLAIASMVAVPLRVRGENIGILQAVRRVANPFSHSEVRFLETVGAQLSVALDNYRLLNQAQRRAQQLEIAAEVSRLATSTLETGTLLSRAVNLLRERFGFYHTAIYLLDEQGKYAVVREATGQPGVQMKEAKHSIAVGSKTVVGQVTENGKPYAALDASKDPYFRAHPTLPETKTQLALPLKIGDRMLGALDIHVARANAFLPADISVLQSLADQVAVALDNARSYEVEREALKEMREADRLKTQFLANMSHELRTPLNSIIGFSRVILKGIDGPITDLQNQDLTAIHNAGQHLLGLINDILDISRIDAGKMELAFEEVDMRNLIQSVASTALGLIKDKPIRLSQYIPDDIPLARADPIRARQVLLNLLSNAAKFTESGSIVIEAKLQTNPDNYPEIVVSVSDTGSGIPSDHFPKLFEAFSQVDASPTRRTGGTGLGLSICKRLVEMHGGRIWVDSILGKGSTFYFTLPALQPKAAPAAETAPAAAAAPGRKTVLVVENESGVVQLYRRYLEPRGYTIVELTDGARAVPMARELRPYAILLDVNMPSPDGWQVLAQLKSDPVTRPLPVILCTITEDRGRGLSLGAADYLVKPILETDLVSSLEKLEKTDHKDYNVLVIEDNPDEAQIVQRILEKLSGFSVAMVAEAKSGVERAENDKPSLIILDLQLPGSAGFDVLSTLHTNPKTKPIPVIVLSSADMSPDQMEAVSSQAQAILRKEQFSEHDLLESIARALKLYEHRGIPGTSPLSMESKKSTSPLPGERKSPTSPLTADKRSSTTPLPAESKSATTPLPSEKTT; this is encoded by the coding sequence GTCGCGCCCGAACGGAAGCCCCGTCGGAGCCGCGAACCTTCGTCGGCGCCCAGCGGATGGGTCTGGGAATTCGACACCGAGGGCAACAGCCTGTGGTGCTCGGATGAGATCTATCCGCTGCTGGGCCTGCGCGCTTCGCAAACCAAGGGACGGCCGTTGGAGGAGTGCGGATTGCTGCCGGAATCCGCACAAAAACTGCGCGCGGCCATCGAATCGGGGGAGCCGATCGACAATTTGTTCCTGACCGCCAATCACCGCAACGGTTCGATGATCCTTCTGTTGATGAACGCCCTTCCCCGAATGAACGACGAAGGGCAGGCGTCGACTTATCGTGCGGTCGTCCAGCTATTGCAGTCGGCGGCCCCGGTCCACGCGCCGGTCAAATTCCGCAAGCCGGCGGCTTCCTCCGGGAAACGTCCCGCCAGGCAGGCAGACGCATCCGCGGCGGAAGCTCCTGCCTCCGCTGCGGCGGCAACCCCAGCACGGCGCCCGCGCCCTCGAAAGCCAACCGCGGCCGCGGCGGCCATGGCAGGAGCGGCGGACGCCATCCCCGGCGCCCAGAAAGCCAGGCTGCGGCGCAAACCGAAACCGGAGATACCGGAGGCCGTCTTTGAAACCGCCAAGGCACCCTCCCGGAAACGGGCCGTAAAGCCGCCGGCCGCAATCCCGTCCTCCGTCTCCGCCGAGGCTGCTCCCGCGGGTAAGCCAAAACGCCGAGCGGCCAAGCCCGCCGCTGTAGATGAACTCGCATTCGAAGCCGTTCCCCCCGAACCGAGAAAACGGGCCGCCAAGCCCCGTCCGGCGCCGTCCGTCCCGCAAACGGCCGAACCCCTCCCGCCGCAGGCCAAACGCGTCCGCCGGCCGGCCGCGGCGCCGAAGCAGCGCGCCGCCAGGCCCACCCCCGTTTCCGCAGAACCTCCGGCGGAAGCGGTTGCGGCCGTAGAAAAGAAAAAACGGATCACCAAAACGTTTGCGGCCCCGGCAGAAGAGCCCGCCGCTCCGAAAAAGCGGATCACCACACCGCTGTTCACAACCGCCGCCGCACCGTTTGAGGAGACTCCGGCGAAGGCGTTTCCCCGGAAGCGCGCCACCAAACCCTTCCCGGAAGGGAAGCCCCCCGCGGCGGAACCGGCCAAGAGGAAGCCCACCAAACCGCTTCCGGAACGCAAACCGGCCCCCAGCATCAGCAGCATTTTGGAATCCGCCGGGCAGGTCGATGCCGATAAACGCCTGCATAGGCCGTCGCTTGAGGAATTGCTGCCCTCCATCGCCCCTTCGTTGAAGAAAATCACCGATCGGGATCTGGCGGCGGGCGGCGGAAAATCTCCGGCCGAAACCCCGCCGTCCGAATTTGGGCAGGAAATCCAAGAACCGGTTGCGGCGGCGCCGGCAACTCCGCAGGAAGTCGAATTCCTTCCGGTTGAACCCACGGAATCGGCAACGCCCTTCTTCGAGCCCGGGAAGGAAAGCGCTCCCTCGGCCGCGCAGGCGCCTGCTCCATTGGCGGCGCCGGAAGTTCCCGAAGCGGAGCATACCGCCCCCACCCCGGCGGTTCCACCGGAATCGGCCTTCCTGCATCCCGCAGAAACCGTACCCGTTCCATCTATGGGGACAGCCAAACCCGAGTTAATCGCCGCGCCGCCGACTCCACCGCCGGCGATGGAAACCGCCGAACCGGCTCCATCCACGGCTCCGGCCTCCGCCGCGCCGCCAACCCCTCCGCCGGCCGCTTTCCCCGCGCCGGCGATGGAGGCCGCCGAACCGGCTTCATCCGCGGTTCCGGCCTCCGCTGCGCCGCCGACCGCGTTCCCCGCGCCGACGATGGAAGCCGCCGAACCGGCTCCATCCGCGGCTCCAGCCTCCGCCGCGCCGCCAACCCCTCCGCAGGAGGCAAAGCCTGCCGCCCTGCCGCAGATACCGCCGAAGAAGTCCGGTCCCCTGCCCCCCTTCAAGGGTACCGGTCCATTGTCGCTGCGCAGTCTTTCGGCAACCTCGCAATCGGCCCCGTTCACTGTCCATCCGGTGCTTTTCCACGATGACATGGGCGGACTTCAGCGATTGGAAGCCTACAATACGCCTGAAACACAGAAAGCGCTCACCAGCGGAGAGTTGGTGGTCGCCCAGCCGGGCGACGACGGGCACGGCGAGCCCAATTCCGTCATGGCCGTTCCGATCCGCTTGCAGGATCAGATCCTCGGCGTGCTTGAATTCCGCGACGAGGAAGGAAAACGCTACTGGACCGACGAAGACCGGATGCTGGCGGAGGAAATCACCGACCAGCTGGCCTTGGCGCTGGAAAACGCCCGGTTGTTTCACCAAGCCGCCGCCCGCACCCAAGAACTCGCGCTGGTCAACCGCGTGGTGTCTTCGGTCGCCGGTTCGCTGGACCTGCTTACGAGTTTGGATACGATCGCGTCCGAATTGGCGCGGGCACTGTCCTTGGGACACGCCAGCATTTCGCTGCTCTCCGAGGACAAATCCACACTGACCCTGGTCAGCGATCAGCCGGGCCGTCTGGACCGTTCGAGTCCGACGATCTTCGTCTCGGCGAGAGAATCGCCGATGCTTCAGAAGGCGGTCGTCGAGCGCGGTCCGACGATCTTCACCGGCGTGAGTGAAAACCCGCTGCGGCCGCTGTTGCCCGGCGAAAAGCATGAGCACCGCACCCGCACCCTGGTCCTCTTGCCGCTGGTCGCCGAGGGCAATACGATCGGCTTGGTCGGCATGCACCTGCTGGAAGAAGGCCGCAGTTTTACGCCGGAGGAATTGCGTCTGGCGGAGACGATCGTCGCCCAGGCGTCGACCGCCATCCAAAACGCCCGCCTGCACAACCAGACGGAGCAGGCCCTGCGCGAAGCGGTCACACTGTTCCAAACTTCGCAGCGCCTGCAGAAGGCCGGCGGCGAGGAACAGCTGATGCAGGAAGCGCTCGACTCGTGCAGGACGGCTGTGGTCCTCAACAGCATCTCGATCCAGCTCTTCGGCGAAGAAACCGGCCAGACCTACGTACAGCAGGTGGCGCACATGGCCGACGCGGATCAGCCATCGGTGGAGGACGGGACTCGCTTCCCCGGCGTGCTGTATCCATTCTTCGACCTTTTGCAAAGCGGCCAGACGGTGGTCAGCAACCATGCCCAGGAAGACGACCGGTTGTCGGGGATGGTGCGCCCGGTGCTGGCCGACCTTGCCATCGCCTCGATGGTCGCGGTCCCGTTGCGGGTCCGCGGTGAAAACATCGGCATTCTGCAAGCCGTGCGCCGGGTGGCCAACCCCTTCTCGCACAGCGAAGTGCGGTTTCTCGAGACGGTCGGCGCCCAGCTTTCGGTCGCTCTCGACAACTACCGTCTGCTAAACCAAGCCCAGCGCCGCGCCCAACAACTGGAGATCGCGGCTGAAGTCAGCCGCCTCGCCACCTCCACGCTGGAAACCGGCACCCTGCTTTCCCGCGCGGTGAACCTCCTGCGGGAGCGGTTCGGCTTCTACCATACCGCGATCTACCTCCTCGACGAACAGGGCAAATACGCCGTCGTCCGGGAAGCCACCGGCCAGCCCGGGGTGCAGATGAAGGAAGCCAAGCACAGCATCGCCGTCGGATCGAAGACGGTGGTCGGCCAGGTCACGGAAAACGGAAAACCGTACGCCGCGCTCGACGCCTCTAAGGATCCGTACTTCCGCGCGCATCCCACCCTGCCGGAGACAAAGACCCAGCTGGCCTTGCCGCTGAAAATCGGCGACCGCATGCTCGGCGCCCTCGACATTCACGTCGCGCGGGCGAATGCCTTCCTGCCGGCGGACATCTCCGTTCTGCAATCCCTGGCGGACCAGGTGGCCGTCGCTCTCGACAACGCCCGATCCTACGAAGTGGAGCGCGAAGCCCTGAAGGAAATGCGCGAAGCCGACCGCCTGAAAACGCAGTTCCTCGCCAATATGAGCCATGAACTGCGCACGCCGCTCAACTCGATCATCGGCTTTTCACGCGTCATTCTGAAAGGAATCGACGGCCCGATCACGGACCTGCAGAACCAGGACTTGACCGCGATCCACAATGCCGGCCAGCACCTCCTTGGCCTGATCAACGACATCCTCGACATCTCCCGGATTGACGCCGGGAAGATGGAATTGGCATTCGAGGAAGTGGATATGCGAAACCTGATTCAAAGCGTGGCGTCGACCGCCCTGGGGCTGATTAAAGACAAGCCGATCCGGCTGTCGCAGTACATCCCCGACGACATCCCGCTGGCCCGCGCCGATCCGATCCGCGCCCGCCAGGTCCTTCTGAACCTGCTGTCGAATGCGGCCAAGTTCACCGAATCGGGCAGCATCGTCATCGAAGCCAAATTGCAGACCAATCCGGACAATTATCCGGAAATCGTCGTGAGCGTCTCCGACACCGGCTCGGGAATCCCCTCCGATCACTTCCCGAAATTGTTCGAGGCCTTCTCGCAGGTCGACGCCTCGCCCACCCGCCGCACCGGCGGAACCGGACTCGGCCTTTCGATCTGCAAGCGCCTGGTCGAGATGCACGGCGGACGGATCTGGGTGGACAGCATCCTCGGAAAAGGCTCCACCTTCTACTTCACCCTGCCGGCCCTCCAGCCGAAGGCGGCGCCGGCCGCGGAAACGGCTCCGGCGGCCGCGGCCGCCCCCGGCCGCAAGACCGTGCTGGTGGTGGAGAACGAATCCGGCGTGGTTCAGCTGTACCGCCGTTATCTCGAACCCCGCGGCTATACGATCGTCGAGTTGACCGACGGCGCCCGCGCGGTTCCGATGGCCCGCGAACTGCGTCCGTACGCGATTCTGCTGGACGTGAACATGCCCTCCCCGGACGGCTGGCAGGTTCTGGCCCAGTTGAAATCGGATCCCGTGACGCGGCCGCTGCCGGTCATCCTGTGCACCATCACCGAGGACCGCGGACGCGGCCTCAGCCTGGGAGCCGCCGATTACCTGGTCAAGCCGATCCTGGAAACGGACCTGGTGTCCTCTTTGGAAAAGCTCGAAAAAACAGACCACAAGGACTACAACGTTCTGGTGATCGAAGACAATCCTGACGAAGCTCAGATTGTCCAGCGCATCCTCGAAAAGTTGAGCGGATTCTCAGTGGCGATGGTGGCGGAAGCGAAAAGCGGAGTGGAACGAGCGGAAAACGACAAGCCCAGCCTGATCATCCTGGACCTGCAGCTGCCCGGATCGGCCGGATTCGACGTCCTCTCGACCCTGCACACCAATCCGAAAACCAAACCGATCCCGGTCATCGTCCTCTCCTCGGCGGATATGAGCCCCGACCAGATGGAGGCCGTTTCCAGCCAGGCGCAGGCGATCCTTCGCAAGGAGCAATTCTCCGAGCACGATCTGCTGGAAAGCATCGCCCGCGCGCTGAAGCTGTACGAGCACCGGGGCATCCCCGGCACCTCACCGCTTTCGATGGAATCGAAGAAATCCACATCGCCGCTTCCCGGTGAACGGAAGAGCCCCACGTCGCCGTTGACCGCCGACAAGAGAAGCTCCACCACTCCGCTTCCCGCGGAATCCAAGAGCGCAACCACCCCCCTTCCGTCCGAGAAAACAACCTAA
- a CDS encoding pyridoxal-phosphate dependent enzyme, whose translation MAAHFVVECIDCGNFYPYSPRIPLCPKCQSGWRQARYDYPTLAKTFALQLRERPFHFWRYLDLLPITNAANIVTLGEGGTPLHHAPNLGLMLGLPNLFIKDERQGPTASFKDRQAALTVSALKEAGIHEAVVASTGNVAISYSAYCARAGIKLWAFLTSMVPSAKMQEVAIYGTQVIKVTGTYDHTKQVAADFAKRKGIFIDQGTRSITPVEAMKTIAFELAEQLTPLLGTKLTGTGKLKSSPWRCPDWYIQAVSGGMGPLGVLKGFEELQTLGLSSNVPGIAVVQVEGCAPMTSAWKKGLDQPDVVASPVTNISTLSTGDPGRTYQLLRARLTKPEARGAFETVSDEEAFRATHIVAKMEGISLEPAASVAFAGLFKLVRQGTIRPDDVVVVNASGHTLPIDRDVLGEGWETEVSLPGTSEIEMPREGLLAALNRLDFRLRKVVIVDDDPNSIRLIRRILQARGGFEISEISESPKAMEFIRRQQPDLVVMDLMMPELDGFGLLELLKKDPDLADIPVVVVTAKMLVPEERRRLSGQIQRLLQKGTFFDDDLLSEINKALE comes from the coding sequence ATGGCCGCGCATTTCGTGGTGGAGTGCATTGATTGCGGAAATTTCTACCCCTATTCCCCCAGAATTCCGCTTTGCCCGAAGTGCCAAAGCGGGTGGCGGCAGGCCCGCTACGATTATCCGACCCTTGCCAAGACCTTCGCCCTTCAGCTTCGGGAGCGGCCTTTCCATTTCTGGCGCTATCTGGATTTGCTGCCCATCACCAACGCGGCCAATATCGTCACCCTCGGCGAAGGCGGAACCCCCTTGCATCACGCCCCGAATCTGGGATTAATGCTCGGCCTGCCGAACCTGTTCATCAAGGACGAGCGCCAGGGTCCGACGGCGTCATTCAAGGATAGGCAGGCGGCGCTCACGGTCTCCGCCCTGAAGGAAGCCGGAATCCACGAAGCCGTGGTGGCCTCCACCGGAAACGTCGCCATTTCCTATTCCGCCTATTGCGCCCGGGCCGGCATCAAACTGTGGGCCTTCCTCACCAGCATGGTCCCCTCCGCCAAAATGCAGGAAGTCGCCATCTACGGCACCCAGGTGATTAAAGTGACCGGGACCTACGATCACACCAAGCAGGTGGCGGCGGACTTCGCCAAGCGCAAGGGGATTTTCATCGACCAAGGAACCCGAAGCATCACCCCCGTCGAGGCCATGAAGACCATCGCCTTCGAGTTGGCCGAGCAATTAACGCCGCTCCTCGGAACCAAACTCACCGGAACCGGAAAACTAAAATCCTCGCCGTGGCGGTGTCCGGATTGGTACATCCAGGCGGTCAGCGGCGGCATGGGACCGCTGGGCGTTCTTAAGGGATTCGAGGAATTGCAAACCCTCGGATTGTCCTCCAACGTGCCCGGCATCGCGGTGGTCCAAGTTGAAGGATGCGCCCCGATGACATCGGCCTGGAAAAAAGGACTGGACCAGCCCGATGTCGTGGCCTCTCCGGTGACGAACATTTCCACGCTTTCCACCGGAGATCCCGGGCGGACATACCAACTCTTGCGCGCGCGGCTGACGAAGCCGGAGGCGCGGGGGGCTTTCGAAACCGTATCCGACGAGGAAGCCTTCCGGGCAACGCACATTGTCGCCAAGATGGAAGGCATTTCGCTGGAGCCCGCGGCCTCGGTGGCCTTCGCCGGCCTGTTTAAGCTCGTCCGCCAAGGGACCATCCGCCCCGACGACGTCGTGGTAGTCAACGCTTCCGGGCATACCCTGCCGATCGACCGGGATGTGCTCGGCGAAGGCTGGGAGACGGAAGTCTCGCTCCCCGGCACTTCCGAAATCGAGATGCCGCGCGAAGGCCTGCTGGCCGCCCTCAACCGCCTGGACTTCCGCCTGCGCAAAGTGGTCATCGTCGACGACGATCCGAACTCCATCCGGCTGATCCGGCGCATCCTTCAGGCGCGCGGCGGTTTCGAGATCAGCGAGATCTCCGAAAGCCCCAAGGCGATGGAATTCATCCGCCGACAGCAGCCGGATTTGGTGGTGATGGACCTGATGATGCCCGAGCTTGACGGATTTGGGCTGCTGGAACTTTTAAAGAAGGATCCCGACCTGGCCGACATTCCGGTGGTCGTGGTTACAGCCAAGATGCTCGTTCCCGAGGAGCGCCGCCGGCTCAGCGGGCAGATTCAACGCCTTTTACAAAAGGGCACGTTCTTCGACGACGATCTCCTTTCCGAGATCAACAAGGCGCTGGAATGA
- a CDS encoding DMT family transporter has translation MTRIRTWTNRTTGFAAALSSAFFMGISPTLGKTAFSGGFLPVEVVGLRALGAALLLFLIIFFWKKNLLQIYPMGLIGCLLAGWINALGALFYYSAITRIDTSLGAIIYSLYPGFVALFLLLDGYAPSRLSVVRLAIAIPAIVLITSTGDHRVDLVGILLMLASSALYALHLPVNQRVLYEVPAPTVTFYTLVASAAVLLPMLLFNSSFTQPHSQLSWLALGGMTLAIFLSRLTLFAGVKHIGGLQTALLGLGELLVTVFFGIFLLKEELSPTQWLGGFLMAVSILLGVREPPVPTRLAPGTGWLAWLHPKSPEELVREALAAGALAPLPPANSPPEEPPSSPPSSDSTAPQS, from the coding sequence ATGACACGGATACGGACCTGGACCAACCGGACCACGGGATTTGCCGCAGCCCTCTCCTCGGCCTTCTTCATGGGCATCTCCCCCACGCTGGGCAAAACCGCCTTCTCCGGAGGGTTTCTCCCGGTGGAGGTCGTCGGCTTGCGCGCCCTCGGTGCCGCACTCCTGCTGTTCCTGATCATCTTCTTCTGGAAAAAAAACCTCCTGCAAATCTACCCCATGGGACTGATCGGCTGCCTGCTGGCGGGTTGGATCAACGCGCTTGGAGCGCTGTTTTATTACAGCGCGATCACCCGCATCGACACCAGCTTGGGCGCCATCATTTATTCCTTGTATCCGGGCTTCGTCGCCCTGTTCCTCCTCCTGGACGGGTACGCGCCTTCGCGGCTGAGCGTCGTGCGCCTGGCAATCGCCATCCCGGCGATAGTGCTGATCACCTCGACCGGCGATCACCGCGTGGATTTGGTCGGCATCCTGCTGATGCTGGCTTCCTCGGCGCTGTACGCCCTCCATCTTCCGGTCAATCAGCGCGTTCTTTACGAAGTCCCCGCTCCGACCGTGACTTTCTACACGCTCGTCGCCTCCGCCGCGGTGCTGCTGCCGATGCTGCTGTTCAACTCCTCCTTCACCCAGCCGCACTCGCAATTGTCATGGCTGGCCTTGGGAGGCATGACGCTGGCGATCTTTCTTTCGCGGCTTACCTTGTTCGCCGGTGTAAAGCACATCGGCGGGCTCCAGACCGCATTGCTCGGACTGGGCGAATTGCTGGTGACGGTGTTTTTCGGCATCTTCCTTCTGAAGGAAGAGCTCAGCCCCACCCAATGGCTGGGGGGCTTCCTCATGGCCGTGAGCATCCTGTTGGGAGTCCGCGAGCCGCCGGTTCCGACCCGCCTGGCGCCGGGTACCGGATGGCTTGCCTGGCTGCACCCGAAATCTCCGGAGGAACTCGTGCGGGAAGCCTTGGCGGCCGGCGCATTGGCTCCCCTGCCGCCGGCGAATTCTCCGCCCGAGGAGCCCCCCTCCTCCCCGCCATCGTCCGATTCCACCGCTCCGCAGTCTTGA